Proteins encoded within one genomic window of Episyrphus balteatus chromosome 1, idEpiBalt1.1, whole genome shotgun sequence:
- the LOC129907082 gene encoding protein GDAP2 homolog isoform X2 encodes MRLDSNSNEDFKSLGAKNNKIKIETLSKWGGLEKEKNPTRLPVTNYSSVVLPRHSTSPFPVSDSINSRFIIWDGDITLLEVDAITNTTDETLTESNIISDRVLAAAGNQLKDEIQNHIKETFYTKQKN; translated from the exons ATGCGACTTGATTCTAACTCAAATGAAGATTTTAAATCCCTAGGTGCTAAAAATAAC aaaataaaaatagaaactcTATCAAAGTGGGGTGGATTGGAGAAAGAAAAGAACCCAACAAGATTACCCGTAACCAATTACTCAAGTGTTGTACTACCACGTCATAGCACCAGTCCATTTCCTGTATCCGACAGTATTAATAGTCGTTTTATAATTTG GGATGGTGATATAACACTTTTGGAAGTCGATGCTATCACAAATACTACAGATGAAACTTTGACCGAAAGCAATATCATATCAGATCGAGTATTAGCTGCGGCAGGTAACCAGCTCAAGGACGAAATCCAAAATCATATTAAAG aaacgttCTATACAAAGCAAAAGAACTGA
- the LOC129907082 gene encoding protein GDAP2 homolog isoform X1: protein MRLDSNSNEDFKSLGAKNNKIKIETLSKWGGLEKEKNPTRLPVTNYSSVVLPRHSTSPFPVSDSINSRFIIWDGDITLLEVDAITNTTDETLTESNIISDRVLAAAGNQLKDEIQNHIKECRTGEVQVTKGYNLPALYIIHTVGPIYKNKFKTAAENTLHYCYRNVLYKAKELNLKTIALCNISTIQRNFPADLEAHIALR from the exons ATGCGACTTGATTCTAACTCAAATGAAGATTTTAAATCCCTAGGTGCTAAAAATAAC aaaataaaaatagaaactcTATCAAAGTGGGGTGGATTGGAGAAAGAAAAGAACCCAACAAGATTACCCGTAACCAATTACTCAAGTGTTGTACTACCACGTCATAGCACCAGTCCATTTCCTGTATCCGACAGTATTAATAGTCGTTTTATAATTTG GGATGGTGATATAACACTTTTGGAAGTCGATGCTATCACAAATACTACAGATGAAACTTTGACCGAAAGCAATATCATATCAGATCGAGTATTAGCTGCGGCAGGTAACCAGCTCAAGGACGAAATCCAAAATCATATTAAAG AGTGCCGCACTGGGGAAGTTCAGGTAACAAAGGGTTACAACTTGCCAGCGCTTTATATCATTCATACTGTCGGGCccatttataaaaacaaatttaaaactgcTGCAGAAAACACATTGCATTATTGTTATAG aaacgttCTATACAAAGCAAAAGAACTGAATCTTAAAACAATCGCTTTATGTAATATTAGTACAATTCAAAGGAACTTTCCAGCGGATTTAGAAGCTCACATAGCATTACGTTAG